The nucleotide window GCACGAAGGGCAGAGCGCCGTTGTAAGTGGCGCCCACCCCGTTGCCCACGGTGGCCCAGGCGTTCTGAAAATGGTCGGCCAGTTGGTCGTAGCTGTAGCTATAGGGCAGGTCGTTGAGGTCGGCGCAGAGCAGCATGGGGTAGCGGCACCGCTCGAAGCGCTGAATCAGCGTATCGACCTGCACGCTACGGGCCACCAGGCCGCGCTTGAAGCGGCGCATCAGACCCAGACCTTTTTTCTTCAGCCCGTCCTTGCTGGAGTAGCTGTCCACGATATCCTTCTCATCCATGCTCATGCTTTGCAGGTGGAAGTTGTAGACCCGAATTGTGTCGCCGGAGGGCAGGCGCAGGTCGGCGTACATGGCGTGGTTCTGGGTGAGCCGGTCGAAGGGAATGGTGCCCCGCCCCACGATGGGAAAGCGGGAGAAGATGGCCATGCCAAACTCGGCTCCGGCCGCGTTGGTCAGCGTTTTGGACACGAAAGCCTGCCGCCCGGCCTGCTTGCCGATCTGGTCGACGCTGCGAAACAGGCGGCCCTCGCTGCTGCGCCCGCCGGCCGGCTCGTTGTAGAACTCCTGCAGGCAAAGCACGTCGGCCGGGTTATCGGCCAGCCACTTAATAAACTGGGCCGGGGCCCTGGGGTCTTTCTCGCGCAGCTGCGGATACACGTTGAAGATGCGCACGTTGGCACTAACCAGCCGCACCGTTTGGTCGGTGGGTTTGGGGGCGCTGCGCATAGAAGCCAGCCGGGCCGGGTGCAGGGCTAGTCCGCGCTGAAAGTGGGGCCAGGTTAGCACGGCCACCAGGGCCGGCAGGGCAGCCACGCGCCAGTTGCGCAGCAGCCAGTAGCCCACGGCAGCCACGTTCAGACCCAGGGCCACGGGCAGCGTGAGGGC belongs to Hymenobacter cellulosilyticus and includes:
- a CDS encoding endonuclease/exonuclease/phosphatase family protein: MRRSFAFKCTLLVIAWLLLAIACVQIPSRVFWPASFGALTLPVALGLNVAAVGYWLLRNWRVAALPALVAVLTWPHFQRGLALHPARLASMRSAPKPTDQTVRLVSANVRIFNVYPQLREKDPRAPAQFIKWLADNPADVLCLQEFYNEPAGGRSSEGRLFRSVDQIGKQAGRQAFVSKTLTNAAGAEFGMAIFSRFPIVGRGTIPFDRLTQNHAMYADLRLPSGDTIRVYNFHLQSMSMDEKDIVDSYSSKDGLKKKGLGLMRRFKRGLVARSVQVDTLIQRFERCRYPMLLCADLNDLPYSYSYDQLADHFQNAWATVGNGVGATYNGALPFVRIDNQFASPQWQVEEFGVNYDIPYSDHFPTSATYRLLVPTAQQ